A genomic region of Papaver somniferum cultivar HN1 chromosome 7, ASM357369v1, whole genome shotgun sequence contains the following coding sequences:
- the LOC113295916 gene encoding uncharacterized protein LOC113295916 → MCKFFLASLEGEARKWFYNLPPGTIDSYETLVEAFLETYMHNSRPRPKVNRLFTLARRFREPLRSLTDRWRNLCTEIGKVSVDQQIFGFENTLGRLDPIWIAMFTEKPQTLKEMRKMQEHFIALKEIKEESRDRGVQEASASPKSTSDDVQRRPEKRPSPPTRGNGKKEWVAKGKRPRHEAKTYTPLNAPLEELFKEVEKRNGIIYPASRGIQFEETKDHLEYFHYHQYRGHSTNNCREVKDIVQHLIRDGYLRQFVRHPAQAIATPDAPIHQVRIDRSTQFVNTISHSATQEYNLNPGIMSRIHKRDHNGKEIFSVAKTLPMKPWMVQPIFFSAQNVPMNVQARSDPLVITQWGVRRILVDSGSSVEVLFYDTFKRMELSEDILVPSTYRIYGFNGTVTIPKGEVTLRVSDGGGYLDTLTTFCVVDVASPYEAIIGRPWIAGIKGVASAYHQRLGFPTYKGIAEVIGDSQAARQCMQVYAQINEER, encoded by the coding sequence atgtgTAAATTCTTCCTAGCAAGCCTGGAGGGCGAGGCAAGGAAGTGGTTCTACAATCTCCCACCAGGAACAATCGACAGTTATGAGACTCTAGTCGAAGCTTTCCTCGAAACTTACATGCACAACAGCAGACCTCGGCCCAAGGTCAACAGGTTATTCACCTTGGCCCGACGGTTTAGAGAACCACTCAGGTCGTTGACCGATCGATGGAGAAATTTGTGCACAGAAATAGGGAAAGTATCAGTCGACCAACAAATATTTGGGTTCGAAAACACATTAGGGAGGTTGGACCCCATCTGGATAGCCATGTTTACTGAAAAACCACAGAcattgaaagaaatgaggaaaatgcaagagCATTTCATCGCCCTAAAAGAAATTAAGGAGGAATCAAGGGATAGGGGAGTGCAAGAGGCTAGCGCATCACCCAAGTCGACATCAGACGACGTGCAAAGACGGCCCGAGAAGAGACCGAGCCCACCTACACGAGGAAATGGGAAGAAGGAATGGGTAGCCAAAGGAAAGAGGCCGAGGCACGAGGCGAAAACATACACTCCTTTGAATGCTCCACTAGAAGAACTCTTCAAAGAGGTCGAAAAAAGGAATGGCATCATATACCCAGCATCAAGAGGGATACAGTTCGAGGAGACCAAGGATCACCTGGAGTATTTCCATTATCATCAGTATCGAGGCCACTCTACAAATAACTGCCGAGAAGTAAAAGACATCGTGCAACACCTTATTCGAGATGGTTACCTGAGACAATTCGTCCGACACCCAGCCCAGGCAATCGCTACGCCCGATGCACCTATCCATCAGGTCCGAATCGATAGATCCACTCAGTTTGTCAACACGATTTCGCATTCAGCCACTCAAGAGTACAATCTGAATCCTGGGATCATGTCTAGAATCCACAAAAGGGACCATAACGGGAAAGAAATTTTCAGTGTAGCAAAAACTTTGCCAATGAAACCTTGGATGGTGCAACCTATCTTTTTCTCGGCTCAGAATGTCCCAATGAATGTCCAGGCTCGCAGTGATCCCTTGGTCATCACCCAATGGGGGGTAAGAAGGATACTGGTAGATAGTGGGAGCTCAGTCGAAGTACTCTTCTATGATACGTTCAAGAGGATGGAGCTATCAGAAGATATACTCGTCCCATCAACATATCGTATCTACGGATTTAATGGGACCGTAACCATCCCAAAGGGCGAAGTAACCCTAAGGGTATCAGACGGAGGTGGTTACCTAGACACATTGACTACATTCTGTGTGGTCGATGTCGCCTCGCCCTATGAAGCTATTATCGGGAGACCATGGATCGCtggaatcaaaggagtggcctcAGCCTATCATCAAAGGCTGGGATTTCCAACGTACAAGGGAATAGCCGAGGTCATAGGCGATTCACAGGCAGCCCGACAGTGCATGCAGGTCTATGCCCAAATAAATGAGGAGCGGTGA